One segment of Tetrapisispora phaffii CBS 4417 chromosome 1, complete genome DNA contains the following:
- the SNQ2 gene encoding ATP-binding cassette transporter SNQ2 (similar to Saccharomyces cerevisiae SNQ2 (YDR011W); ancestral locus Anc_3.220): MKEDHTNIQESEIKYNNNRNQGPMDDEASSSKLSYSHVSDIGSHQTTTSEENLDNISRYIRSISSLGSEESKGHLELSIHKEAKTIIKNFVKDAKEQGMHIREAGVIIKDLSMEVADRSTKEGKTFADVLLFPLTLFRELQRLKHTPKKKILKSINGVAEPGKIVLVLGKPGSGSTTLLKIIAGEGSQCHGKQAGTVLYEGISQEEMIKKYKSDLIYNGEDDVHFPHLTVQQTLDFAISCKIPEKRVNNISKKEYLIKTRELLATIFGLENTYNTKVGNEYVRGISGGERKRVSLAEAMCLRGTVYCWDNATRGLDASTALEYAQAVRIITNLLNSTAFISLYQPSEKIYNSFDDVTVLYQGRQVYFGPTTDAKNYFEKMGYECPPRQSTAEFLTSVTDLNGYHKFKDGFEKNVPKTAIDFENYWVNSPEYQELLRRIQNYEGHVNPEKAEQIYDTSIMEEKPKYSQLSSHYMITYFEQVRICTIRGFQRIYGDMNYTVINIVAAVIQAFIIGSLFYNTPVSTTGAFSRGGILYFALLYYSLMGLASVTFDQKLIVHKHKSYCLYHPSAEALASTIAAFPFRLIGLTLFLIILYFLSNLRRTPSAFFIIYLFLIIGAESINCLFQMIGAACNTLAQANAINGILMLSLSMYSTYMIQLPQIKPWFIWIAYILPLRYAFEAMLLAEFHGRNMDCGGTLVPSGSGYSDASSQHQVCAFIGSEPGQNAVLGDNYLEVQYEYKYSHLWRNFGILWCFLLGYLVIRALITEFKPTMSSNANILILKKGIGKHRLPSDEEAQPLEYSEETNSIGSNYNISKKTTTTLFRGLQSTEILRWSQVSYTIPFKTGDKQLLNNISGYCVPGKLTALMGESGAGKTTLLNVLSKRNEFGIITGDISVGDTPIDSSFERRIGYVQQQDVHIAELTVRESLQFSARLRRPESISDDEKLEYVEDVLEILDMEEYADALVGEVGMGLNVEQRKKLSIGVELAAKPDLLLFLDEPTSGLDSQSAWAIVRLLKRLSQSGQSILCTIHQPSATLFEVFDRLLLLQKGGETVYFGDIGKNSNTLIRYFENHGARKCEVSENPAEYILDVIGAGATTHNDVSMADVWVNSEECKNSEEDLANLITEGNVNNEHGGNVSKKYATSYWYQFKYVQARTFTIFWRDLNYLVSKLMLFMVGGLYIGFTFFHVDNSFIGLQNSLFAAFIAIILSAPSINQIQSRAIISRDLFEVRESKSNMFHWSLLVLTEYIAELPFHLFVSTIFFVSFYFPVGLFFEASRSAVFFLNYCIVFQLFFIALGLLVLYLSPDIQSANVLMGLVISMLVAFCGVVQPEYLMPGFWTFMFKASPYTYFVQNLVGIMLHEKPVICTSKEYSYFNPPPGQTCGEYMQVYLNEHTGYINNPESTTNCAYCTYSVGDQYLARIGAHYSNLWRNFGFFWAFILFNIGAMLAVYYLFHVKNLGFQQKENIRYFFNRIRQFLRISKQKK, encoded by the coding sequence ATGAAGGAAGATCATACAAATATACAAGAATCAGAGATTAAGTACAATAATAACAGAAACCAAGGTCCCATGGATGACGAAGCTAGTTCTTCCAAATTATCATACTCTCATGTCAGTGACATTGGGTCGCATCAAACAACCACTTCTGAAGAAAATTTGGATAACATTTCGAGATATATAAGATCTATATCTTCATTAGGAAGCGAAGAATCTAAAGGCCATCTTGAATTGTCAATTCATAAAGAGGCTAAAacaatcattaaaaattttgtaaaaGATGCTAAAGAGCAAGGGATGCATATTAGGGAAGCTGGTGTCataataaaagatttatCAATGGAGGTTGCTGATAGATCAACTAAAGAAGGTAAAACGTTTGCCGATGTTTTACTTTTCCCATTAACATTATTTCGAGAACTTCAAAGACTGAAACATACtccaaagaagaagatattaaaaagcATTAATGGAGTTGCTGAACCAGGTAAAATTGTTTTAGTTTTAGGTAAACCTGGCTCTGGTAGTACCAcgttattgaaaataattgcAGGTGAAGGTAGTCAGTGTCACGGTAAACAAGCTGGGACTGTCTTATACGAAGGAATATCCCAAGAAGAAATGattaagaaatataaatcagatttaatttataatggAGAAGATGATGTTCATTTTCCACATTTAACTGTACAGCAGACATTAGATTTTGCTATTTCTTGTAAAATACCTGAGAAAAgagttaataatatttcaaagaaagaatatttaataaagacTAGGGAACTGTTAGCTACAATTTTTGGATTAGAAAATACCTATAATACAAAAGTTGGTAATGAGTATGTTAGGGGAATATCTGGAGGAGAGCGAAAAAGAGTCTCTTTAGCTGAAGCAATGTGTTTAAGAGGCACTGTATATTGTTGGGATAATGCTACAAGGGGGTTAGATGCATCAACCGCTCTTGAATATGCACAGGCTGTCAGAATAATCACAAATCTCTTAAACTCCACAGCTTTCATAAGTCTTTATCAGCCTagtgaaaaaatatacaattcTTTTGATGATGTCACAGTATTATATCAAGGGAGACAAGTATATTTTGGTCCAACTACTGATGCTAAAAACTATTTCGAAAAGATGGGATATGAATGTCCTCCCAGACAATCAACTGCCGAATTTTTAACGTCCGTCACTGATCTAAATGGTTAccataaatttaaagatggTTTTGAGAAAAATGTGCCAAAAACTGccattgattttgaaaattattgGGTCAATTCACCGGAATATCAAGAATTACTCAGAAGAATACAAAACTACGAAGGTCATGTAAACCCAGAGAAAGCTGAACAAATCTACGATACTTCAATAATGGAAGAAAAACCAAAATACTCACAGTTGAGTTCACATTATATGATCACTTATTTTGAACAAGTAAGAATTTGCACTATTCGTGGCTTCCAAAGAATATACGGTGATATGAACTATACAGTTATTAACATAGTAGCTGCAGTTATCCAAGCTTTCATTATAGGTTCACTGTTTTATAATACTCCTGTCTCAACCACAGGTGCATTTTCTAGAGGTggtatattatatttcgctttattatattattcattaatgGGTTTAGCAAGTGTAACATTCGATCAGAAGTTAATAGTGCATAAACACAAAAGTTATTGTTTATATCATCCCTCAGCTGAAGCGCTAGCATCGACGATAGCAGCATTCCCATTCAGACTAATTGGTTTAACATTATTCTTAattatattgtattttttatcaaatctGAGGAGAACCCCAAGTGCGTTCTTTATAATATActtatttttgattattgGTGCTGAATCTATCAACTGCTTATTTCAAATGATCGGTGCTGCATGCAACACCTTAGCTCAAGCAAATGCAATTAACGGTATTTTAATGCTGTCATTATCTATGTATTCAACTTATATGATACAACTACCTCAAATAAAGCCATGGTTTATTTGGATAGCTTATATTCTTCCTTTAAGATATGCGTTTGAGGCAATGCTTCTAGCAGAATTCCATGGAAGAAATATGGATTGTGGAGGAACTTTAGTCCCAAGCGGGTCAGGATATAGTGACGCTAGTAGTCAGCATCAAGTATGCGCATTCATAGGATCAGAACCGGGCCAGAATGCAGTCCTTGGTGATAATTATTTAGAAGTGcaatatgaatataaatattcacACTTATGGAGAAACTTCGGTATACTCTGGTGTTTCCTGTTAGGATATTTAGTTATAAGAGCCCTCATAACTGAGTTTAAACCTACAATGAGCTCTAATGCAAACATATTAATCCTAAAAAAGGGGATCGGAAAACATAGACTTCCATCAGATGAAGAGGCACAACCCCTAGAGTATTCAGAGGAAACTAACAGTATTGGTAgtaattacaatatttcGAAAAAGACTACTACCACCCTTTTTAGAGGTTTGCAGAGTACCGAAATATTGCGATGGTCACAAGTATCATACACAATACCTTTTAAAACGGGTGATAAGCAACttctaaataatatttctggATATTGCGTTCCAGGAAAATTAACAGCGCTGATGGGTGAATCAGGCGCAGGAAAAACGAcattattaaatgttttatcGAAACGAAATGAGTTTGGGATAATTACTGGAGATATTTCAGTCGGTGACACACCAATTGATTCGAGTTTCGAAAGAAGAATAGGATATGTACAACAACAAGATGTACATATAGCCGAACTTACAGTGAGAGAATCTTTACAGTTTTCAGCGAGATTGCGTCGACCTGAATCTATTTCAGATGACGAAAAGTTGGAATATGTTGAAGACGTTCTAGAGATCTTAGACATGGAGGAATATGCTGATGCACTTGTTGGAGAAGTCGGAATGGGACTAAATGTGGAAcagagaaaaaaattatcaattggtGTCGAATTGGCCGCTAAAcctgatttattattatttttagatGAACCGACATCTGGGTTAGATTCACAATCAGCTTGGGCAATAGTCAGATTATTAAAACGTCTTTCTCAGTCTGGACAATCGATACTCTGCACTATTCACCAGCCTTCTGCAACGCTTTTTGAGGTATTTGATAGATTACTACTATTACAAAAAGGTGGAGAAACTGTTTACTTTGGGGATATAGgtaaaaattcaaatacttTAATTCGTTACTTTGAAAACCATGGTGCTCGAAAATGTGAGGTATCTGAAAACCCTGCTGAATATATCTTGGACGTTATTGGAGCTGGCGCAACCACTCATAATGATGTCAGTATGGCTGATGTGTGGGTTAATTCTGAGGAATGTAAAAATTCTGAAGAAGATCTAGCAAATTTGATAACAGAAGGGaatgttaataatgaaCATGGAGGTAACGtctcaaaaaaatatgcGACGTCCTATTGGTACCAGTTTAAATATGTTCAAGCACGGACATTCACCATATTCTGGAGGGATCTAAATTATCTTGTATCCAAACTAATGCTATTTATGGTTGGTGGACTCTATATTGGATTCACATTTTTTCACGTAGATAATAGTTTCATTGGATTACAAAATTCTCTATTTGCTGCTTTCATAGCTATCATTCTGTCAGCTCCTTCAATTAATCAAATACAAAGTAGAGCAATAATCTCTAGAGATTTATTCGAAGTGAGAGAGTCTAAATCTAATATGTTTCACTGGTCTCTCCTGGTGTTAACAGAGTATATAGCAGAACTACCCtttcatttatttgtttcaaCTATTTTCTTTGTCAGCTTTTACTTTCCTGTAGGTCTATTTTTTGAAGCTTCCCGGTCAGCTGTGttctttttaaattattgtaTTGTTTTCCAACTTTTCTTTATTGCCTTGGGACTATTAGTCTTATATTTATCACCAGATATCCAATCAGCTAATGTTTTAATGGGTCTCGTAATCTCAATGTTGGTAGCATTCTGTGGTGTTGTACAACCTGAGTATTTAATGCCTGGATTCTGGACCTTCATGTTTAAAGCATCCCCTTACACATATTTTGTCCAAAACCTGGTTGGAATTATGTTGCACGAAAAGCCGGTAATTTGTACGTCTAAAGAATATTCTTACTTCAACCCACCCCCAGGACAAACATGTGGAGAATACATGCAAGTGTATTTAAATGAACATACTGGATATATCAATAATCCCGAGTCAACAACAAATTGTGCATATTGCACATACTCTGTTGGGGATCAATATTTAGCGAGAATAGGTGCACATTATAGTAACTTATGGAGAAATTTTGGATTTTTCTGGgcatttattttatttaacatTGGGGCTATGTTGGCAGTTTATTATCTGTTCCATGTCAAAAATCTAGGATTCCAGCAAAAGGAAAACATAAGGTATTTCTTCAATAGAATTCGTCAATTCCTCagaatttcaaaacaaaagaaatag
- the TPHA0A04230 gene encoding uncharacterized protein (similar to Saccharomyces cerevisiae GAL1 (YBR020W) and GAL3 (YDR009W); ancestral locus Anc_3.219) yields the protein MSIPVFSTSSDYIPAALKKVPSILEKFTKVYNVKPDFVARSPGRVNLIGEHIDYCDFSVLPLAIDVDMILGIKVLSNESSITLTNDDERFAQRKFDMPLDGSYVEIDASVSDWSNYFKCGLHVAHEYLKEKVPEKYANSPLTGLQVFCQGNVPTGSGLSSSAAFICAVALAVVRANLGKDYHMSKQDLMKITVVAEHYVGVNNGGMDQAASVCGEENHALYVEFKPELKATSFKFPKMKNNAVEFVIANTLVVSNKFETAPTNYNLRVVEVTVAANVLAAKYGVSLNSKQGDGLSKGNLRDFMNAYYATYQNITTPWNGDVDSGIERLSKMIDLVDECFGSKKNGYTVDEAAGALNTSKEEFTSTYLTTFPVRFQVLKLYQRARHVYSESLRVLKALKLMTSGSFESDEDFFKSFGSLMNSSQESCDKLYECSCPETDKICEIALANGSYGSRLTGAGWGGCTVHLVPAGESVENVKKALIEQYYKVQFPSITAAEIDEAIIVSKPTIGSCLYEL from the coding sequence atgtCCATTCCTGTTTTTAGTACATCTTCTGATTATATCCCAGCTGCTTTGAAAAAGGTCCCATCCATTCTCGAAAAGTTTACTAAAGTCTATAATGTTAAACCAGACTTTGTTGCTAGATCTCCTGGTAGAGTTAATTTAATTGGTGAACATATCGATTATTGCGATTTCTCCGTCCTACCATTGGCTATTGATGTCGATATGATTTTAGGTATTAAAGTTTTAAGCAATGAATCTTCCATTACCTTAACTAACGATGATGAAAGATTCGCTCAAAGAAAATTCGACATGCCATTAGATGGTTCTTATGTTGAGATTGATGCTTCTGTGTCAGATTGGTCTAACTACTTCAAATGTGGTTTACATGTCGCACATGAATACTTAAAAGAAAAGGTTCCAGAAAAGTATGCCAACAGTCCATTAACTGGTTTACAGGTATTTTGCCAAGGTAATGTTCCAACTGGTAGTGgtttatcatcatcagcTGCTTTTATTTGTGCTGTAGCCTTAGCTGTCGTTAGAGCTAACCTAGGTAAGGACTACCACATGTCAAAACAagatttaatgaaaattacTGTTGTCGCAGAACATTATGTAGGCGTGAACAATGGTGGTATGGATCAAGCTGCATCTGTCTGTGGTGAAGAAAACCATGCTTTATACGTTGAATTCAAGCCAGAATTGAAAGCTACTTCATTCAAGTTCCCAAAGATGAAAAACAATGCTGTTGAATTCGTTATTGCTAATACTTTAGTTGTGTCTAACAAATTCGAGACTGCTCCAACGAATTACAACTTGAGAGTCGTAGAAGTAACTGTTGCTGCAAATGTGTTAGCTGCCAAGTACGGCGTCTCTTTAAACTCCAAACAAGGTGATGGTTTAAGCAAGGGTAATTTAAGAGATTTCATGAATGCTTACTACGCAACCTACCAAAACATCACCACTCCATGGAATGGTGATGTCGATTCCGGTATCGAACGTTTGAGTAAGATGATTGATTTAGTTGATGAATGTTTTGGTTCAAAGAAGAACGGTTACACTGTTGACGAAGCTGCTGGTGCTTTGAACACTTCCAAAGAAGAGTTTACATCTACTTATCTAACTACTTTCCCAGTTAGATTCCAAGTTTTAAAGTTATACCAAAGAGCTAGACATGTTTACTCCGAATCATTAAGAGTTTTAAAAGCTTTGAAGTTAATGACATCTGGCTCTTTTGAATCCGATGAAGATTTCTTCAAGAGTTTTGGTTCCTTAATGAACAGCTCTCAAGAATCTTGTGACAAATTATACGAGTGTTCCTGTCCAGAAACTGACAAAATTTGTGAGATTGCTTTAGCTAATGGTTCTTACGGTTCTCGTTTAACTGGTGCTGGTTGGGGTGGTTGTACCGTCCATTTAGTTCCAGCTGGTGAATCAGTTGAAAATGTCAAGAAAGCTTTGATTGAACAATACTACAAGGTTCAATTTCCATCTATTACTGCTGCTGAGATTGATGAAGCCATAATTGTTTCTAAACCAACTATTGGTTCATGTCTTTACGAACTATAA
- the GAL7 gene encoding UDP-glucose:hexose-1-phosphate uridylyltransferase (similar to Saccharomyces cerevisiae GAL7 (YBR018C); ancestral locus Anc_3.217), whose translation MSSEHFDFTDHSHRRYNPLTDSWILVSPHRAKRPWLGQQETVSKPNAPEYDEKCYLCPGNTRATGGSNPKYEATYIFQNDYAAVKLDQPELKEEGDADSLRNRLFKVKSVRGNCYVICFSPKHNLTIPQMETDELIQVISAWQKLYNDVSIEAKTEGKPFKYLQIFENKGTAMGCSNLHPHGQAWCLESVPSLVDQEFKSFNKYEHEHSTHLLADYVKLELEEKSRIVLENDTFLVVVPYWATWPFETMIVSKTHLSSVAEFTDKQKADLASIMKKLTTKYDNLFECSFPYSMGLHQAPLNATEEEKKTSWFHMHFYPPLLRSATVRKFLVGFEMLGEPQRDLTAEQAADRLRALDSETHYLQKL comes from the coding sequence atgtcTTCTGAACATTTCGACTTCACTGACCATTCCCACAGACGTTACAATCCATTAACTGACTCATGGATCTTAGTCTCCCCTCATAGAGCAAAGAGACCTTGGTTAGGTCAACAAGAAACTGTCTCAAAACCAAATGCTCCAGAGTATGATGAGAAGTGCTACTTATGTCCAGGCAACACTAGAGCTACTGGTGGTTCCAATCCAAAATATGAAGCTACTtatattttccaaaatgACTATGCTGCTGTAAAATTAGATCAACCTGAATTGAAGGAAGAGGGGGATGCAGACTCTTTGAGAAACAGGCTATTTAAGGTTAAATCTGTCAGAGGTAATTGTTATGTTATTTGTTTCTCTCCAAAACATAATCTAACGATCCCCCAAATGGAAACTGACGAATTAATTCAAGTAATCAGTGCTTGGCAAAAACTATACAATGATGTTTCCATTGAAGCCAAGACTGAAGGTAAACcgtttaaatatttacaaattttCGAAAATAAAGGTACTGCTATGGGTTGTTCTAACTTACATCCACATGGTCAAGCTTGGTGTCTGGAATCAGTTCCAAGTTTAGTGGATCAAGAGTTCAAAtcctttaataaatatgaacATGAACATTCCACACATTTGTTGGCAGATTATGTTAAGttagaattagaagaaaaatcaagaattgtattagaaaatgatacCTTTTTAGTGGTCGTTCCATACTGGGCTACATGGCCATTTGAAACAATGATTGTTTCCAAGACTCATTTATCATCAGTTGCTGAATTCACTGATAAGCAAAAAGCTGATTTAGCTtctataatgaaaaaattaactaCTAAATATGATAACCTGTTCGAATGTAGTTTCCCATACTCAATGGGTTTACATCAAGCCCCATTAAATGCTACTGAGGAAGAAAAGAAGACTAGTTGGTTTCATATGCATTTCTACCCACCTCTATTGAGATCTGCTACCGTCAGAAAATTCTTGGTTGGTTTTGAAATGCTTGGTGAACCACAAAGAGATTTAACTGCTGAACAAGCAGCTGATAGATTGAGAGCCCTAGATTCTGAAACCCATTATCTACAAAAGTTGTAA